One genomic region from Candidatus Nitrosopumilus koreensis AR1 encodes:
- a CDS encoding exosome complex RNA-binding protein Csl4, whose product MSENATFPGEKIASIEEYEAGYNAFDDGDMVRAATIGEKDIDKTTRTANIKHPKDLSIPKVGDVVIGTVAAVMSSMIAVSIDYINGNPTTSKVECVCSTRNIRKRNIALVNDIAKLKILNHLNGTIHATIDEPNLGVLFTKCRKCGGKVVPMRDAIKCTECSWIDERKLSTDFGKSDFVKLRE is encoded by the coding sequence ATGTCTGAAAATGCAACATTTCCAGGTGAGAAAATAGCATCTATTGAGGAATATGAGGCCGGATACAACGCTTTTGATGACGGAGACATGGTCAGAGCAGCAACAATTGGAGAAAAAGACATTGACAAAACCACCAGAACTGCAAACATCAAACATCCAAAAGATCTGTCCATACCTAAAGTAGGAGATGTCGTGATTGGAACAGTTGCAGCAGTAATGTCATCTATGATTGCAGTTTCAATTGACTACATAAATGGAAATCCCACTACATCAAAAGTAGAATGTGTATGCTCAACAAGAAACATTAGAAAAAGAAACATTGCACTTGTTAACGATATTGCAAAATTAAAAATTTTAAATCATCTTAATGGAACTATTCATGCAACTATTGATGAACCAAACTTGGGAGTACTATTTACAAAATGCCGAAAATGTGGTGGAAAAGTAGTTCCAATGAGGGATGCCATAAAATGTACTGAATGTTCTTGGATTGATGAAAGAAAACTATCTACAGACTTTGGCAAAAGTGATTTCGTTAAACTGAGAGAATAA
- the pheA gene encoding prephenate dehydratase translates to MINVSFQGERGAYSEAAARSFFSEDIETVSFATFAEVLDSTTKDKTEYSILPVENSIEGSVGESYDLLYSTSLNVTGEAYHRIEHCLIGTGKIDEVDTVYSHPQALGQCRKFVEEHKMKTIPTYDTAGSVKIIKELNEKNCACIASKTASTIYDVPIIAENIANNLNNYTRFLILSKKESAITGNDKTSIIFSIKHEPGSLYRIIENFHKDNVNLTKIESRPTRTNTWEYNFYVDFEGHQKDSKISEMLEKIKQDTLFLKVLGSYPSAKLS, encoded by the coding sequence ATGATTAATGTATCGTTCCAAGGTGAACGAGGTGCATATAGTGAAGCTGCTGCAAGATCATTCTTTAGTGAAGATATTGAAACGGTTTCATTTGCAACGTTTGCCGAAGTTTTAGATAGTACTACCAAAGATAAAACAGAATATTCAATTTTGCCTGTAGAGAACTCAATAGAAGGAAGTGTTGGAGAGAGTTATGATTTATTGTATTCAACATCACTAAATGTAACAGGTGAGGCATATCACAGAATAGAACATTGCCTTATTGGAACAGGTAAGATAGATGAGGTAGATACAGTTTATTCACATCCACAAGCCCTAGGTCAATGCAGAAAATTTGTTGAAGAACATAAAATGAAAACAATTCCTACATACGATACTGCAGGTAGTGTAAAAATAATCAAAGAGTTAAACGAGAAAAATTGTGCCTGCATTGCAAGCAAAACAGCCTCGACAATTTACGACGTCCCCATCATTGCAGAAAACATTGCAAACAATTTGAACAACTATACAAGATTTTTGATATTATCAAAAAAAGAATCAGCAATTACAGGAAACGACAAGACTTCGATAATTTTCTCAATAAAGCACGAACCTGGATCATTATACAGAATAATAGAGAATTTTCACAAAGATAATGTAAACTTGACAAAGATAGAGTCTAGACCTACTAGAACAAACACTTGGGAATACAATTTCTATGTGGATTTTGAAGGGCATCAAAAAGACTCTAAAATTTCAGAAATGTTAGAAAAAATCAAGCAAGATACATTATTTTTGAAAGTTTTGGGATCGTATCCTTCAGCAAAACTGAGCTAA
- the guaB gene encoding IMP dehydrogenase — protein sequence MEFKEGLTFDDVLLVPKYSDITSRSQTDLSTKLSRNITINIPFVSANMDTVTESAMAATMARAGGIGIVHRFLTIQEQANEVLKVKRSGSVMIENPYSISSDKSIQDALDYAEDKEISGLLVVDSNSKLVGIVTERDLLFANSNGKVSDVMTKDVVTAKPGVTLDEAKNILHKHRIEKLPIVDDAGIIKGLITSKDITNNTDYPNASKDKKGRPLVGAAVGVKGDFLERSESLLDAGADVLVVDIAHGHSENAISTVRNIKKAFPDCELIAGNIATAHGAEDLIKAGVDAVKVGVGSGSICITRVITGSGVPQLTAVMDCAKIGNDYGIPIISDGGTRTSGDATKALAAGASSVMVGSMLGGTDESPGTVLTKNGKRFKVYRGMASLAASIGRKSKETGSISLDDDLNDYVAEGVEAMVPYKGTVTDILKQLAGGVRSGLSYCGAHTIPQMQANAEFIKMSRAGFAESQPHDVSLM from the coding sequence TTGGAATTCAAAGAAGGATTAACTTTTGATGACGTTCTTCTTGTACCCAAATATTCAGATATTACAAGTAGAAGTCAGACCGATCTGAGTACAAAATTATCTCGAAATATTACCATCAACATTCCTTTTGTCAGCGCAAATATGGATACGGTAACTGAATCTGCTATGGCTGCAACCATGGCCCGTGCTGGAGGAATTGGGATTGTCCACAGATTTTTGACGATTCAGGAGCAGGCAAATGAGGTGCTAAAGGTAAAACGTTCAGGCAGTGTTATGATTGAAAATCCATATTCTATTTCATCAGACAAATCTATTCAAGATGCTTTGGATTATGCTGAAGATAAAGAAATTTCTGGTTTATTGGTTGTTGATTCAAATTCTAAACTAGTAGGAATTGTGACTGAAAGAGACTTACTTTTTGCTAATTCAAATGGCAAAGTTTCTGATGTGATGACAAAAGATGTTGTTACTGCAAAACCTGGAGTTACTTTGGATGAAGCAAAAAATATTTTACACAAACATAGAATTGAAAAACTACCAATTGTTGATGATGCTGGAATTATCAAAGGATTGATTACCAGTAAAGATATTACAAATAACACTGATTATCCCAATGCATCTAAAGATAAGAAAGGTAGACCGTTAGTTGGCGCTGCAGTTGGTGTTAAGGGTGACTTTTTAGAGAGAAGTGAATCTCTCTTAGATGCAGGAGCAGATGTTCTTGTTGTTGATATTGCACATGGTCATAGTGAAAATGCAATTAGTACAGTTCGTAACATCAAAAAGGCATTTCCTGACTGTGAATTAATTGCAGGCAACATTGCAACTGCTCATGGTGCTGAGGATTTGATTAAGGCTGGCGTTGATGCCGTTAAAGTTGGTGTAGGTTCTGGTTCAATTTGTATTACTAGAGTAATTACTGGTTCTGGTGTTCCACAATTAACTGCAGTAATGGACTGTGCAAAAATTGGAAATGATTATGGTATTCCAATAATTTCTGATGGTGGCACAAGAACATCTGGTGATGCAACAAAAGCATTAGCTGCTGGTGCATCCTCTGTAATGGTTGGAAGTATGCTTGGAGGTACTGATGAATCTCCTGGTACAGTTTTGACTAAAAATGGTAAACGATTCAAGGTTTATCGTGGAATGGCTTCTCTTGCAGCTTCTATTGGCAGAAAGTCAAAAGAGACCGGCTCAATCTCACTTGATGATGATTTGAATGACTATGTTGCAGAAGGAGTTGAAGCTATGGTTCCATACAAAGGTACAGTTACTGATATCCTAAAACAATTGGCAGGTGGTGTCCGTTCAGGATTAAGTTATTGTGGTGCCCACACAATTCCACAAATGCAAGCAAATGCAGAATTTATCAAAATGTCAAGAGCTGGATTTGCAGAGAGTCAGCCTCATGATGTCTCTTTAATGTAG
- the folP gene encoding dihydropteroate synthase, which produces MTRIANVGVGGKNPIRIMGILNTSPESFYKKSINTTKNQIKNSIKEMENDGADFIDVGGMSTAPYLSTTISEKTESKRIIEAVKIIQNISNIPISVDTCRAKPAKDALEYGVDIINDISGLKYDVRMKDIVSEFSPSLILCAFDSKVVTGNHVTVTKKLLQDSLKIAKKSNISSKKIVLDPSIGFFRKEGKGPFFTKIKTDWVKRDLSIIQNLNSIKGKYPILVSVSNKSFLGELLQKKNPSDRLFGSVAAEVISVINGADIIRTHNVKATKEAVIIASNLKK; this is translated from the coding sequence GTGACTCGAATTGCTAATGTGGGTGTGGGTGGAAAAAACCCAATCCGTATTATGGGTATTTTGAATACTAGTCCTGAATCCTTTTACAAAAAATCTATCAACACCACTAAAAATCAGATAAAAAATTCTATAAAAGAAATGGAAAATGATGGTGCTGATTTTATTGATGTGGGTGGTATGTCCACTGCACCATATCTGTCCACAACAATATCTGAGAAAACTGAATCAAAGAGAATCATTGAAGCAGTAAAAATAATTCAAAACATATCTAATATTCCAATATCTGTTGACACTTGTAGGGCAAAACCTGCCAAAGATGCCTTAGAGTATGGTGTAGACATTATCAATGATATTTCTGGATTGAAATATGATGTGAGAATGAAGGATATTGTTTCAGAATTTTCACCCTCTCTGATTTTATGTGCTTTTGATTCAAAAGTTGTAACTGGAAATCATGTAACTGTTACCAAAAAACTACTGCAAGACAGTTTGAAGATCGCAAAAAAATCTAATATCTCTTCTAAAAAGATTGTATTGGATCCATCAATTGGATTTTTTAGAAAAGAAGGAAAAGGGCCATTTTTTACTAAAATCAAAACTGATTGGGTAAAAAGAGACTTGTCCATAATTCAAAATTTGAATTCTATAAAGGGAAAATATCCAATTCTTGTCTCAGTTTCAAACAAATCTTTTCTTGGAGAACTTTTACAAAAAAAAAATCCTTCTGATCGCTTATTTGGTTCAGTTGCTGCTGAAGTAATCTCTGTAATTAATGGTGCAGATATTATACGCACTCATAATGTAAAAGCAACAAAAGAAGCAGTCATCATTGCATCAAATCTGAAAAAATAA
- a CDS encoding 6-hydroxymethylpterin diphosphokinase MptE-like protein: MMISGWKKEYSDILKKFNYDQKKDKESAILLDSILKKSKVDEKIYDLIYGKTVFVIGSGPSLSFAIPKLRNLKKGTKIVADSSLKPLLENGIIPEIVVTDLDGDESSLRKIAKKSIFVVHAHGDNIEKLSLSKEFKKCIGTTQTKPFNKIQNFGGFTDGDRGVFLASHYGAKKIILFGMDFGNRIGKFSNTKKSERKIKLMKLKKGRSLLEWLATNTKSELFTTSMQIKGFKKISYKDLNTIIT; this comes from the coding sequence ATGATGATTTCAGGTTGGAAAAAAGAATATTCGGATATTTTAAAAAAATTCAACTATGATCAGAAAAAAGACAAGGAATCAGCCATATTGTTAGATTCAATTCTCAAAAAATCAAAAGTTGATGAAAAAATTTACGATTTAATATATGGGAAAACTGTGTTCGTAATAGGTTCTGGTCCTTCATTATCATTTGCAATTCCAAAACTAAGGAATCTAAAAAAAGGAACAAAAATTGTAGCAGATAGTTCATTAAAACCACTGTTAGAAAATGGAATTATTCCAGAAATTGTTGTAACTGATTTGGATGGAGATGAGTCTTCATTAAGAAAAATTGCTAAAAAATCCATCTTTGTTGTTCATGCACATGGCGATAACATTGAAAAATTAAGTTTATCAAAAGAATTCAAAAAATGCATAGGGACTACACAGACAAAACCATTTAACAAAATACAAAACTTTGGAGGATTTACAGACGGAGACAGAGGAGTGTTTCTAGCGAGTCATTATGGTGCAAAAAAAATTATTCTGTTTGGAATGGATTTTGGAAATAGAATAGGAAAATTTTCCAATACAAAAAAATCAGAAAGAAAAATAAAATTGATGAAGTTAAAAAAAGGAAGATCACTTTTGGAATGGCTTGCAACCAATACAAAATCTGAATTATTTACCACATCAATGCAGATCAAGGGATTCAAAAAAATATCATACAAAGACCTGAATACCATAATTACCTAG
- the guaA gene encoding glutamine-hydrolyzing GMP synthase translates to MDKIVVLDFGSQYSHLICRRIREFSVYAELVPYDISYEELQKHNPKGIIFSGGPSSVYNSDAPVPENKIFEMNLPLLGICYGHQLIVNKYGGKVKRANKEYGSSLLTIDNDKDLLNGIGESVRAWMSHGDEAEEIPPGFQVIGHTESAKAAAIASSEKSVYGIQFHPEVVHTEQGTEILKNFVLKVCGAKQDWTMEGFIDSAVEKISKIEGNVLCGVSGGIDSTVAALLIHKAIGDRLKCVFVNNGLLRLNEETEIETMFKDNFNVNFTSINAVDKFLGKLKGVEDPEKKRKIVGEEFINVFTEFAEKNGPFKWLAQGTLYPDVIESGVSKGPADVIKSHHNVGGLPDWLNLEILEPLRELYKDEVRMIAKILEVPEKLFMRHPFPGPGLAVRIIGEVTPTKLQIAKVASKIVEDELVEAGIYGKVWQAYAAVGDDRAVGVVGDERRYGNIVMIRVVDSIDAMTADWTRLPHGLLEKMSNRITNEIEDVTWVTYTISSKPPATIEPQ, encoded by the coding sequence ATGGATAAGATTGTAGTTTTAGATTTTGGATCGCAGTATAGCCACTTAATTTGTAGAAGAATCAGAGAATTTTCAGTGTACGCTGAACTAGTTCCTTATGATATAAGTTATGAAGAGTTACAAAAACACAATCCGAAAGGAATAATTTTTTCAGGAGGGCCATCTAGTGTTTATAATTCGGATGCACCAGTTCCAGAAAATAAAATCTTTGAAATGAATTTACCATTACTTGGAATTTGTTATGGCCATCAACTAATTGTTAACAAATATGGTGGTAAAGTAAAAAGGGCAAACAAAGAGTATGGCTCATCATTACTTACAATTGACAATGACAAAGATTTGCTAAATGGTATTGGTGAATCAGTTAGAGCATGGATGAGTCATGGTGATGAAGCAGAAGAAATTCCTCCAGGTTTTCAGGTTATAGGACACACTGAAAGTGCAAAAGCAGCAGCAATAGCATCATCTGAAAAATCTGTGTATGGAATTCAATTTCATCCGGAAGTTGTTCACACAGAACAAGGTACAGAGATTCTCAAGAATTTTGTTTTAAAAGTCTGTGGAGCAAAACAAGATTGGACCATGGAGGGTTTTATTGATTCTGCAGTAGAAAAAATCTCAAAAATTGAAGGAAATGTACTTTGTGGGGTTAGTGGAGGCATAGATTCTACTGTAGCAGCATTGTTAATTCACAAAGCCATTGGAGACAGACTCAAGTGTGTTTTTGTAAATAATGGATTACTAAGATTAAATGAAGAAACAGAAATTGAAACAATGTTCAAAGATAATTTTAACGTGAATTTTACATCAATTAATGCAGTAGACAAATTTCTTGGAAAACTCAAAGGAGTAGAAGACCCTGAGAAAAAGAGAAAGATTGTAGGAGAGGAATTCATTAATGTTTTTACAGAATTTGCTGAAAAAAATGGCCCATTCAAATGGCTGGCACAAGGAACTCTTTATCCAGATGTAATTGAAAGTGGAGTTTCAAAAGGACCTGCAGATGTTATAAAATCACATCACAATGTAGGTGGATTACCTGACTGGCTTAATTTGGAAATTTTAGAACCGTTAAGAGAATTATACAAAGATGAAGTAAGAATGATTGCAAAAATTCTTGAAGTTCCAGAAAAACTTTTCATGAGACATCCATTCCCAGGTCCAGGATTAGCTGTTAGAATTATTGGAGAAGTTACACCAACAAAGCTACAGATTGCCAAAGTTGCAAGTAAAATTGTAGAAGATGAATTAGTAGAAGCTGGCATATATGGAAAAGTATGGCAAGCCTATGCCGCAGTAGGAGATGACAGAGCAGTAGGAGTTGTTGGAGATGAACGCAGATATGGAAATATAGTAATGATCAGAGTTGTAGATTCAATTGACGCAATGACTGCAGATTGGACAAGATTACCACATGGACTTTTAGAAAAGATGAGTAACAGAATAACAAATGAAATTGAAGATGTAACATGGGTCACATATACAATTTCAAGTAAGCCTCCAGCAACAATTGAGCCCCAATAG
- a CDS encoding DUF2024 family protein, with protein sequence MDFHVFDTYVKAKDGHTMHFDVVTDNSNVEKAISFAKEWLNTIGEGDSKVTTEECKFCHTQSVPEDIEIEIMTNGYFISKMEGCPE encoded by the coding sequence ATGGATTTTCATGTCTTTGATACATATGTTAAAGCAAAAGATGGCCATACAATGCATTTTGATGTAGTTACTGATAACAGCAATGTAGAAAAAGCAATTTCCTTTGCAAAAGAATGGCTCAATACAATTGGAGAAGGGGATTCCAAAGTTACAACTGAAGAATGTAAATTTTGTCACACACAATCTGTTCCTGAAGACATTGAAATTGAGATAATGACTAACGGTTATTTCATTTCAAAGATGGAAGGATGTCCTGAATAA
- a CDS encoding ROK family protein — protein sequence MLYKLGVDLGGTKIEAILLDDSLYVLERKRVPTPQENYHKIIDTISNLVSEITSDVSDFSLGICTPGAISKQTGLIKNSNTQCLIGKPLKEDLEEKLHKKISMENDANCFVMAESKLGAAKKFASVFGVIMGTGVGGGISINGKLHSGRTNIAGEWGHHTLHRNGNPCYCGKTGCVETYISGPALEKRWEIMTGEKKSMPEILSNIDGDVAQKWKNEFLENFGFGLANVIDILDPDAIVLGGGLSNIDFLYTEGKKSVYEKVFSDLVDTPILKNKLGDSAGVYGAALLN from the coding sequence TTGTTGTACAAATTAGGTGTTGATTTAGGTGGAACAAAGATTGAAGCAATTTTACTAGATGATTCATTATATGTTTTAGAAAGAAAAAGAGTTCCTACTCCACAAGAAAATTATCATAAAATAATTGATACAATTTCAAATCTAGTTTCAGAAATCACAAGTGATGTTTCAGATTTTTCTTTAGGGATTTGCACTCCTGGAGCAATTTCAAAACAAACTGGATTGATAAAAAACAGCAACACTCAATGTCTAATTGGAAAACCTCTAAAAGAAGATCTAGAAGAAAAACTACACAAAAAAATCTCTATGGAAAATGATGCAAATTGTTTTGTAATGGCCGAATCTAAACTGGGTGCGGCAAAAAAGTTTGCTTCTGTTTTTGGTGTAATAATGGGAACTGGTGTTGGTGGCGGGATTTCTATTAATGGAAAACTTCATTCAGGAAGAACCAACATTGCAGGAGAATGGGGACATCATACTTTACATCGTAATGGAAATCCGTGTTATTGTGGAAAAACTGGTTGTGTGGAGACCTACATTAGCGGTCCAGCATTGGAGAAAAGATGGGAAATCATGACAGGAGAAAAAAAATCCATGCCTGAAATCCTTTCTAATATTGATGGTGATGTTGCTCAAAAATGGAAAAATGAGTTTTTGGAGAATTTTGGATTTGGACTAGCAAATGTTATTGATATCTTGGATCCCGATGCAATTGTTCTTGGAGGCGGCTTATCAAATATTGATTTCTTGTACACAGAAGGAAAAAAATCAGTTTATGAAAAAGTATTTTCAGATTTAGTTGATACTCCTATTTTGAAAAATAAATTAGGTGATTCTGCTGGCGTCTATGGTGCTGCTTTACTCAATTAA
- the thsB gene encoding thermosome subunit beta, with protein sequence MASIQQGPNGPVLVLKESALQQKGKDAQQNNIAAAKLVAELVKSSLGPRGLDKMLVDSLGDVTITNDGATILKEIDVQHPAAKMMVEISKTVDNEVGDGTTSSVIFGGTLLAKAEELLKKDVHSSTIIDGYQAAAEKTLEIYSELSKKIKPDDRESLIKIATTSMQSKLISEDSDILSKIVVDAILSIVTKKGEDYSVDLENIKVEKKSGGSIQDTQIVKGIVLDKEIVHSGMPTKIDKAQIALLNSALEIEKTEMSSEIRISDPTQMQMFLEEENRMLKAMVDKLHDIGVNVLICQKGIDDIAQHYLAKNGIMAVRRVKESDMIKLGKATGGRVISNIDDLSEKDLGSANLVHQKKVESDKWVFIEGCKHPQSVTMLIRGGSQRVIDEVDRSIHDSLMVVKDVIEKPEIVAGGGAPEAFAASQLKDWADNFDGREQLAIKKYAEALEVIPLTIAENAGMDPIDTMANLRAKQNQGRKWTGIDAKNTKIADMLSIDVVEPVAVKEQIIKSATEAACMILRIDDVIAVSGGSGGAGGMPPMG encoded by the coding sequence ATGGCATCAATTCAACAAGGACCAAATGGACCTGTTTTGGTACTCAAAGAGAGTGCGTTACAACAAAAAGGTAAGGATGCTCAACAAAACAATATTGCAGCAGCAAAATTAGTTGCAGAATTAGTAAAAAGCAGTCTTGGGCCTAGAGGCCTTGATAAAATGTTAGTTGATTCTTTAGGTGATGTTACTATAACAAATGATGGTGCAACAATTCTCAAAGAAATTGATGTTCAACATCCAGCAGCCAAAATGATGGTTGAGATTTCAAAAACCGTTGATAATGAAGTTGGTGACGGTACAACTTCTTCTGTCATTTTTGGAGGTACACTTTTAGCTAAAGCTGAAGAACTTCTCAAAAAAGATGTTCATTCCTCAACAATTATTGACGGTTATCAAGCAGCAGCAGAAAAAACTCTTGAAATTTACTCTGAATTATCAAAGAAAATCAAACCTGATGATAGAGAATCACTCATTAAAATTGCTACAACAAGTATGCAGTCTAAATTAATTTCAGAAGATAGTGACATACTATCAAAAATTGTAGTTGATGCCATTCTTAGTATTGTTACTAAGAAAGGTGAAGATTATTCTGTTGATCTTGAAAATATCAAGGTCGAAAAGAAATCTGGTGGTTCAATCCAAGACACACAAATTGTTAAAGGAATTGTTTTAGATAAAGAAATTGTCCATAGTGGAATGCCTACCAAAATTGACAAGGCACAAATTGCTTTACTTAACTCTGCACTTGAAATTGAAAAAACTGAAATGAGTTCTGAAATTAGAATTTCAGATCCAACTCAAATGCAGATGTTCTTGGAAGAAGAAAATAGAATGTTAAAGGCAATGGTTGACAAACTACATGATATTGGAGTTAATGTCTTAATCTGCCAAAAAGGAATTGATGATATTGCACAACATTATCTTGCCAAAAACGGAATCATGGCAGTACGACGTGTAAAAGAAAGTGATATGATTAAACTAGGAAAAGCTACTGGCGGTCGTGTAATTAGCAACATTGATGATCTATCTGAAAAAGATCTAGGTTCTGCTAATTTGGTTCACCAAAAGAAAGTTGAATCTGATAAATGGGTATTCATAGAAGGATGCAAACATCCACAATCTGTAACAATGTTGATTCGCGGTGGTTCTCAAAGAGTAATTGATGAAGTTGACCGCTCTATACATGACTCTCTTATGGTAGTAAAAGATGTAATTGAAAAACCAGAGATTGTGGCAGGTGGAGGTGCACCAGAAGCATTTGCAGCCTCACAACTCAAGGATTGGGCTGATAATTTTGACGGACGAGAACAACTTGCAATTAAGAAATATGCTGAAGCATTAGAGGTGATTCCATTAACAATTGCTGAAAATGCAGGAATGGATCCAATTGATACAATGGCTAACTTGAGAGCAAAACAAAATCAAGGTCGCAAGTGGACTGGTATTGACGCTAAAAACACAAAGATTGCAGATATGCTTTCTATTGATGTTGTAGAACCAGTTGCTGTTAAAGAACAGATTATCAAATCTGCAACAGAAGCAGCATGTATGATTCTTAGAATTGATGATGTAATTGCAGTATCTGGTGGATCAGGCGGTGCCGGTGGCATGCCTCCAATGGGATAA
- a CDS encoding adenine deaminase, with product MGEKKADLVLKNCNLLSVYTREIIPKTQIAITGDRIAYVGPDATHAQGPKTKVIDIKNKYVSPGFADPHLHIDQFVLPSEFAKQAILCGVTSLFSDPIDVVSVAGYKGFQEFLKLGEDLPVRIFQVVPGGLPVDAKFSNSKTLTLSQEKAAIKHPHVLGMGEVFSWTKVTLREPKTMKSLSTMLECDCIINGHTAGASEKKLNAYVSSGILSCHEPINFDQVLERLRLGMWIMIREGSIRRDLKEIIPRVLSHGTYLNRLMFCSDGLDPNDISKFGHIDHCIRESIKLGLDPIDAVAMASKNNFDYYNMGKDLGGIAPGKLADILIFDDLKSFKPKTVFVGGKLVVSNGKVVSPIKKKVIPSWIKNTVKLKKFSKDDFQIKSKKKDVMANTIFMQTEIITKLNSSQLQSKDNLVSASLDSDIWKVAAFDRTCGTNRHSIGFLENFGADIGAFASTWSFHENDMIVIGSNDSDMAFASNHIIKNQGGLVVVKSGKVIASLPLQFAGIVSTDSFEKVSTNFENINNSLVDSGCKFSRPHLIPLFLPFLALPSVRILSGGIVDVKNRSYISPIN from the coding sequence ATGGGTGAAAAAAAGGCAGATCTTGTTTTAAAAAACTGTAACTTATTGTCTGTTTATACAAGAGAAATTATCCCTAAAACTCAAATTGCAATAACTGGTGATAGAATTGCATATGTTGGGCCCGATGCAACACATGCACAAGGTCCTAAAACTAAAGTCATTGATATTAAAAACAAGTATGTTAGTCCTGGATTTGCAGATCCACATCTACATATTGATCAATTTGTTCTTCCATCAGAATTTGCAAAACAAGCTATTCTTTGTGGTGTAACCTCACTTTTTTCTGATCCTATTGATGTTGTTAGTGTAGCAGGATACAAGGGCTTTCAAGAATTTTTAAAACTAGGGGAAGATCTTCCTGTAAGGATTTTCCAAGTTGTACCTGGTGGATTACCTGTTGATGCAAAATTTAGTAACAGTAAGACTCTTACTCTGTCCCAAGAAAAGGCCGCAATAAAACATCCTCATGTTCTTGGAATGGGTGAAGTTTTTTCTTGGACAAAAGTTACTCTTCGCGAACCAAAAACAATGAAATCCCTTTCAACAATGTTGGAATGTGATTGCATAATTAACGGTCATACTGCGGGTGCAAGTGAAAAAAAACTCAATGCATATGTTTCATCTGGGATTCTTTCTTGTCATGAACCAATTAATTTTGATCAAGTGTTAGAGAGATTACGTCTTGGAATGTGGATCATGATCCGAGAAGGTTCTATTAGACGTGATTTGAAAGAAATTATCCCACGAGTTTTATCTCATGGGACGTATCTTAACCGATTGATGTTTTGTTCAGATGGCCTTGATCCAAACGATATTTCAAAATTTGGCCATATTGATCATTGTATTCGTGAATCAATCAAACTTGGCTTAGATCCAATTGATGCAGTAGCTATGGCATCAAAAAACAACTTTGACTATTATAACATGGGAAAAGATCTAGGTGGAATTGCACCTGGTAAGTTGGCTGATATTTTGATTTTCGATGATTTGAAATCCTTCAAACCTAAAACCGTGTTTGTAGGAGGAAAACTTGTAGTGTCAAACGGAAAAGTTGTTTCTCCAATAAAGAAAAAAGTAATACCTTCTTGGATCAAAAACACTGTCAAACTCAAGAAATTCTCAAAAGATGATTTTCAAATAAAATCTAAAAAGAAAGATGTTATGGCAAATACTATTTTTATGCAAACAGAAATTATTACAAAACTGAATTCGTCTCAACTCCAATCAAAAGATAATCTAGTTTCCGCATCTTTAGATTCTGATATATGGAAAGTTGCAGCTTTTGATAGAACTTGTGGAACAAATAGGCATTCTATCGGCTTTCTTGAAAATTTTGGAGCTGATATTGGAGCGTTTGCGTCAACTTGGAGTTTTCATGAAAATGATATGATTGTCATTGGTTCAAATGATTCTGATATGGCATTTGCCTCAAATCATATAATTAAAAATCAAGGAGGTCTTGTTGTAGTAAAATCTGGTAAGGTTATTGCTTCGTTGCCTTTGCAATTTGCAGGTATTGTTTCAACAGATTCTTTTGAAAAAGTTTCAACTAATTTTGAAAATATCAACAATTCTCTTGTTGATTCTGGATGTAAATTTTCCAGACCTCATCTAATACCGTTATTCTTGCCTTTCTTGGCCTTACCTTCTGTTAGAATTCTTTCAGGAGGTATTGTTGATGTGAAAAACCGAAGCTACATCTCACCGATCAACTAA
- a CDS encoding 50S ribosomal protein L44e: MNIPKVIRKYCAKCKTHTEQKVSIYKAGKRRGSARGERRHAERKHGYGGQKFPKLAKPAKVTKKVTPIMTCTVCKKKYNKLGVRIKKFELVAA; encoded by the coding sequence ATGAACATACCAAAGGTGATCCGAAAGTATTGTGCAAAATGTAAGACACATACTGAACAGAAGGTCTCCATTTACAAGGCTGGAAAAAGGCGTGGTTCTGCAAGAGGTGAACGCAGACATGCTGAGCGTAAACATGGGTATGGTGGGCAAAAATTCCCAAAACTAGCAAAGCCAGCCAAAGTTACAAAGAAAGTTACTCCTATTATGACATGTACCGTATGTAAAAAGAAATACAATAAACTAGGTGTAAGAATTAAGAAATTTGAGTTGGTGGCAGCATGA